One window of Tenacibaculum maritimum NCIMB 2154 genomic DNA carries:
- the nadD gene encoding nicotinate (nicotinamide) nucleotide adenylyltransferase: protein MSKNIGLYFGTFNPIHIGHLIIANYMVENSDLDEIWMVVTPHNPFKKKSTLLDNYHRLEMVFKATEGYDKIKPSDIEFNLPQPNYTVHTLAHISEKYPDHQFNLIMGEDNLKGLHKWKNYETILEDYEVYVYPRISEGKVATQFDNHHKIHRVEAPIIQISSTMIRNQIKEGKNSKPLLSATVWKYIDEMNFYKK, encoded by the coding sequence ATGTCAAAGAATATAGGTTTATATTTCGGAACATTTAACCCCATACATATAGGGCATTTAATAATCGCGAACTATATGGTAGAAAATTCTGATTTAGATGAAATATGGATGGTGGTAACTCCTCATAATCCATTTAAAAAGAAAAGTACATTATTGGATAATTACCATCGGTTAGAAATGGTTTTTAAAGCTACAGAAGGATATGATAAAATAAAACCTTCTGATATTGAATTTAATTTACCTCAGCCGAATTATACGGTACATACTTTAGCTCATATTTCGGAGAAGTATCCAGATCATCAATTTAATTTGATAATGGGAGAGGATAATTTAAAAGGGCTTCATAAATGGAAAAATTATGAAACAATTTTAGAAGACTATGAAGTATATGTATATCCTAGGATTTCGGAGGGTAAGGTAGCTACTCAGTTTGATAACCATCATAAAATACATAGGGTAGAAGCCCCTATAATACAAATTTCTTCAACAATGATTCGAAATCAAATTAAGGAAGGAAAAAATAGCAAACCATTGCTTTCTGCTACCGTCTGGAAATATATTGATGAAATGAATTTCTATAAAAAATAG
- the gmk gene encoding guanylate kinase has product MTKEFKGKLFVFSAPSGSGKTTIVRHLLAQERFNLEFSISATSRNPRSNEKEGVDYYYISLEDFKQKIKKEEFLEWEEVYRDNFYGTLKTEVERIWAKGKHVIFDIDVRGGLRIKEKFPEETLAVFVKPPDINELLKRLKKRGEESDEKIAARIAKAPIELATAPMFDKTIKNYDLAVALKDAESLVDEFLGTSPV; this is encoded by the coding sequence ATGACTAAAGAATTTAAAGGAAAACTATTTGTGTTTTCAGCACCCTCAGGCTCAGGAAAAACAACAATCGTACGTCATTTACTGGCTCAAGAACGATTTAATTTAGAGTTTTCTATTTCAGCAACTTCTCGTAATCCTAGAAGCAATGAAAAAGAAGGAGTAGATTATTATTACATTTCATTAGAAGATTTTAAGCAGAAAATAAAAAAAGAAGAATTTTTGGAATGGGAAGAGGTTTATAGAGATAATTTTTATGGAACTCTAAAGACGGAAGTTGAACGGATTTGGGCAAAAGGTAAGCATGTAATTTTTGATATTGATGTTAGAGGAGGATTAAGAATTAAAGAAAAATTCCCAGAAGAAACTTTAGCGGTCTTCGTAAAACCACCAGATATTAATGAACTATTAAAGCGCTTAAAAAAAAGAGGAGAAGAGAGCGATGAAAAAATAGCAGCAAGAATAGCAAAGGCACCAATAGAATTAGCCACTGCACCTATGTTTGATAAAACAATAAAGAACTATGATTTAGCAGTAGCTTTAAAGGATGCAGAGAGCTTAGTAGATGAATTTTTAGGAACCTCTCCAGTATAA
- a CDS encoding YicC/YloC family endoribonuclease produces the protein MIQSMTGYGKSILQLPTKKVTIEIKSLNSKNLDLNVRIPSYYKEKELEVRKKLAFNLVRGKVDFSIYIEMTADETSTVINNAVVREYIQQLRNVTQAGSSDDIELLKMAVRMPDALKTEREELDEEEWSQINEHIEEAIKEIVKYRIDEAASLEEDFKLRIANIKLALEEVKALDGERIKHVKTRLEKALADLKVEVDENRFEQELIYYLEKLDINEEKVRLANHLDYFLQELANDTSNGKKLGFIVQEIGREINTTGSKANFAPMQKLVIQMKDELEKIKEQILNVL, from the coding sequence ATGATACAGTCAATGACGGGATATGGAAAGTCCATATTACAATTACCAACTAAAAAAGTAACGATTGAAATTAAATCGTTAAATAGTAAAAATCTTGATCTAAATGTTCGTATTCCGTCGTATTATAAAGAAAAAGAGCTGGAAGTAAGAAAGAAGTTAGCTTTTAACTTAGTAAGAGGAAAAGTTGACTTTTCTATTTACATAGAAATGACAGCTGATGAAACTTCAACAGTAATTAACAATGCAGTAGTAAGAGAGTACATTCAGCAGTTAAGAAATGTAACTCAGGCTGGATCTTCTGATGATATTGAACTTTTGAAAATGGCTGTTCGTATGCCGGATGCCTTAAAAACGGAAAGAGAAGAACTAGATGAGGAAGAATGGAGTCAAATTAATGAGCACATTGAAGAAGCTATCAAAGAAATTGTAAAGTATAGGATAGATGAGGCAGCTTCTTTAGAAGAGGATTTTAAATTAAGAATTGCAAATATAAAACTAGCATTAGAAGAAGTAAAAGCACTTGATGGAGAGAGGATAAAACATGTAAAAACACGTTTAGAAAAAGCTTTAGCAGATCTAAAAGTTGAGGTAGATGAAAATCGTTTTGAACAAGAATTAATTTATTATTTGGAAAAACTAGATATTAATGAAGAAAAAGTTCGTCTAGCAAATCATTTGGACTATTTCTTACAAGAGTTAGCAAATGATACATCTAATGGAAAAAAATTAGGGTTTATTGTTCAAGAAATAGGAAGGGAAATAAATACTACAGGATCTAAGGCTAACTTTGCTCCAATGCAAAAATTAGTTATTCAAATGAAAGATGAGTTAGAAAAGATAAAAGAACAAATTTTAAACGTTTTATAG
- a CDS encoding DMT family transporter: MNTRTLPLVAASIATIIYGVTFTVAKEVMPLYIKPFGFILLRVLGATIVFWLLGLFVKGQSIEKGDYKRIIMASFFGIGLNMLSFFKGLSYTTPISASVMMVMSPILVLIFASIILKEKLIPRKIAGVAIGLIGAIVLIVYGNSSSVNAKNMVFGNFLVFINAASYAMYLVIVKELVSKYNPIVFVKWLYLFGLLFVVPFGFLELMEVSWSTMPMNIYAKVGFVVLFTTCVTYLFNLFALSKLKPTTVSVFIYLQPVIASIYALLVGSDSLNTIKISATLLIFLGVYLVTKQVATTPNK; the protein is encoded by the coding sequence ATGAACACTAGAACACTTCCGCTTGTTGCGGCTTCAATTGCAACAATAATTTATGGGGTAACATTCACCGTTGCAAAAGAAGTAATGCCTTTGTATATTAAACCTTTTGGTTTTATCCTTTTAAGAGTCCTTGGAGCTACGATTGTTTTTTGGCTATTGGGCTTATTTGTAAAGGGGCAATCCATTGAAAAAGGAGATTATAAAAGAATTATAATGGCTTCTTTTTTCGGGATAGGATTAAATATGCTATCTTTTTTTAAAGGATTGAGCTATACTACGCCTATTAGTGCTTCAGTAATGATGGTGATGTCTCCTATTTTAGTGTTGATTTTTGCAAGTATCATATTAAAAGAAAAATTAATTCCTCGTAAAATAGCAGGAGTAGCTATTGGTTTAATAGGAGCGATTGTTTTAATAGTTTATGGAAACTCATCATCTGTAAATGCTAAAAATATGGTGTTTGGAAACTTTTTAGTTTTTATAAATGCAGCATCTTATGCAATGTATTTAGTAATTGTAAAAGAGTTAGTTTCTAAATATAACCCCATTGTTTTTGTTAAATGGCTGTATTTATTCGGGTTGCTATTTGTGGTTCCTTTTGGTTTTTTAGAACTCATGGAGGTCTCATGGAGTACAATGCCTATGAATATTTATGCCAAAGTTGGATTCGTTGTTTTATTTACTACATGTGTGACTTATTTGTTCAATTTGTTTGCATTATCTAAATTAAAACCAACAACAGTAAGTGTTTTTATATATTTACAACCAGTTATTGCTTCTATATATGCATTATTGGTGGGAAGTGATAGTTTAAATACAATAAAAATTTCTGCAACATTGTTAATATTCTTAGGGGTGTATTTAGTAACCAAGCAAGTAGCTACAACTCCCAACAAATAA
- a CDS encoding DUF5689 domain-containing protein, which yields MKIIKIKGICVLLVISNFLLSCIEHSFTIPDIVIKEPEIHTELTIHKVQKDLMQEFRANGKLTYTYPIRKEPTYVIGYVISNDSEGNFYKKLIIQDRPTNPNAGLEVRVNSSSLNQVYEVGRKVYLKLDGLTVTYDDGQPLNSINPTNAIPGKFTLGLLNYMGRLEAIPSTSYRDYIVRSSVVEAIKPTTIRLRQIEEKYINTFVSLEGIQFEKQQLGKTFSGEVNDQYDGFRALLECETGNSIFLQTSTFASFKSNRLPSKSGKINAVLSKDFGADFFVLLVNTPSDLDFVELNRCDPTVLACDSEGTNTGIVIYEENFENRNSITDLEVEGWRNVNVNGGDNLFALNKSNGNNSVQLGAFRSGENPMEVWLVSPPINLDASINESLSFDTLTGYNNGEALSIWVAADFTGDIESATWLHIEDAKLADGPVSGYQTNFTNSGSVDVSCLSGNIHLAFRYLGGDGTVTTTFRIDNVKFTGSE from the coding sequence ATGAAAATAATTAAAATTAAAGGCATTTGTGTTTTATTAGTAATAAGTAATTTTTTGCTCTCTTGCATAGAGCATAGTTTTACGATACCGGATATTGTAATAAAAGAACCTGAGATTCATACAGAGTTGACCATCCATAAAGTTCAGAAAGATTTAATGCAGGAGTTTAGAGCAAATGGGAAGTTAACATACACTTATCCGATTAGGAAAGAACCAACATATGTTATAGGCTATGTTATTTCTAATGATAGTGAAGGTAATTTTTATAAAAAGCTGATAATACAAGATCGTCCAACGAATCCTAATGCAGGTCTTGAGGTTCGAGTTAATAGTAGTTCTTTAAATCAGGTATATGAAGTTGGTAGAAAAGTGTATCTCAAATTGGATGGGCTAACAGTAACTTATGATGATGGTCAGCCTTTAAATAGTATCAACCCTACCAATGCCATTCCAGGAAAGTTTACATTGGGGCTTTTAAATTATATGGGAAGATTAGAAGCGATTCCTTCTACATCTTATCGAGATTATATAGTGAGATCATCTGTTGTAGAAGCTATAAAGCCAACGACCATTCGATTAAGGCAAATAGAAGAAAAATATATAAATACTTTTGTTTCTTTAGAAGGGATTCAATTTGAAAAGCAGCAACTAGGAAAAACTTTTTCGGGAGAAGTAAATGATCAGTATGATGGATTTAGGGCTTTATTAGAATGTGAAACAGGGAACTCTATCTTTTTGCAAACAAGTACTTTTGCTAGTTTTAAATCTAATAGATTGCCTAGTAAAAGTGGTAAAATTAATGCTGTCTTATCAAAGGATTTTGGTGCTGATTTTTTTGTGCTATTAGTTAATACGCCTTCTGATTTAGATTTTGTTGAGTTGAATAGATGCGATCCTACTGTTTTGGCTTGTGATTCGGAGGGTACAAATACAGGGATTGTTATATATGAAGAAAATTTTGAAAACAGGAACTCAATAACTGATTTAGAAGTAGAAGGATGGAGAAATGTCAATGTGAATGGAGGGGATAATTTATTTGCGTTGAATAAAAGTAATGGGAATAACTCAGTACAATTAGGCGCTTTCAGGTCAGGAGAAAACCCAATGGAAGTGTGGTTGGTAAGTCCTCCAATTAATTTAGACGCTTCGATTAATGAGTCTCTATCTTTTGACACCTTAACAGGATACAATAATGGAGAAGCTTTGTCAATATGGGTTGCTGCTGATTTCACAGGAGATATAGAAAGTGCAACGTGGTTGCATATAGAAGATGCGAAACTAGCAGATGGTCCAGTATCAGGATATCAAACGAATTTCACCAATTCAGGTAGTGTTGATGTTTCTTGTTTGTCTGGAAATATTCATTTAGCGTTTAGATATTTAGGAGGAGATGGAACAGTTACAACTACTTTCCGTATTGATAATGTTAAGTTTACAGGGAGTGAATAG
- a CDS encoding endonuclease/exonuclease/phosphatase family protein: protein MKKIFTLIFILSITICFSQQKKRYDIRTVAFYNLENLFDTINDITKNDEASPIMKLRENRSKVYWDKIAKLSEVISQIGKEKTKTSPAILGIAEAENNTVLQNLINTKKLKGMYDIIHFDSPDERGIDVALLYQKKYFTPTHYEVFNPNIYVENRKKHTRDILLVTGYLDNELVHIIINHWPSRRGGEEKSSPLREKAAYKVTQIIQKIRNQDENGKILIMGDFNDDPINSSFKNVLKTKRKKRNVNKQDIYNPYEDMFRRGFSTLGHRDQLHLFDQILISSSLLNKNKKDFSSYKLFNASIFNKQFLINKKGRYKGYPKRSFSRGKYTGGYSDHYPVYIHLIRETNSY from the coding sequence ATGAAGAAAATATTCACACTTATTTTTATATTAAGTATCACTATCTGTTTTTCTCAACAAAAAAAAAGATACGATATAAGAACCGTCGCTTTTTATAACCTTGAAAACTTATTTGACACCATCAATGACATCACCAAAAATGATGAAGCTAGCCCTATCATGAAACTTCGTGAAAATAGAAGCAAGGTATATTGGGATAAGATTGCTAAATTAAGCGAAGTAATTTCCCAAATAGGAAAAGAAAAAACAAAAACAAGTCCAGCTATCCTAGGAATTGCCGAAGCTGAAAACAATACTGTTTTACAAAACCTAATAAATACTAAAAAACTGAAAGGTATGTATGATATTATCCATTTTGATTCTCCTGACGAAAGAGGTATCGACGTAGCTCTTTTATATCAAAAAAAATACTTTACTCCTACGCATTATGAAGTATTCAATCCTAATATTTATGTAGAAAACAGAAAAAAGCATACGCGAGATATTTTATTAGTTACAGGATATTTGGACAACGAATTGGTGCACATCATCATAAATCACTGGCCTTCTCGTAGAGGTGGAGAGGAAAAAAGTAGTCCTTTAAGAGAAAAAGCAGCTTATAAAGTTACTCAAATCATTCAAAAGATTAGAAATCAAGACGAAAACGGTAAAATACTAATTATGGGAGATTTTAATGATGACCCTATTAATAGTAGCTTCAAAAATGTATTAAAAACTAAGCGTAAAAAACGCAATGTAAATAAACAAGACATATACAATCCTTATGAAGATATGTTCCGAAGAGGGTTTAGTACGCTCGGGCATAGAGACCAACTTCATTTATTTGACCAAATTTTAATTAGTTCTTCTCTATTAAATAAGAATAAAAAAGATTTTTCATCTTATAAATTATTCAATGCCTCCATTTTTAATAAACAATTTCTAATAAACAAAAAGGGGCGTTATAAAGGGTATCCTAAAAGAAGTTTTTCAAGGGGGAAATACACAGGAGGGTATAGTGATCATTACCCTGTATATATTCATTTGATTAGAGAAACGAATTCATATTAA
- a CDS encoding zinc metalloprotease, giving the protein MKRVFLSLAVVAGVLIGCQGSSTDIPVSQEAKIDMSDFYVHTDSDDTEERGASGERCHSMKVLNRQLRQNPSLYKKMYDVEYATRKNIAAKGKPGGGKPGGGGNGGDVDVAPIEDGLGIINIPVYVHIVYPNANVISDAQVTSQMNVLNSDFRSINTAQLPSGTTFANDATDAGFSFSLEGVFRHNDSRSSWGTNDAIKSAYPPITPSTHMNIWVCEIGGGILGYAQFPGGSPSTDGIVLGGDYFGITSGSYGGGRTATHEVGHYLNLRHIWGDGRCRQDDFVADTPSADASNGGCPTFPDVSCKSADMTMNYMDYTYDACMYMFTDGQRNRMRAIFASGGARASMIN; this is encoded by the coding sequence ATGAAAAGAGTATTTTTATCGTTAGCCGTAGTCGCTGGGGTTTTAATTGGGTGCCAAGGAAGTTCAACTGATATACCTGTAAGTCAAGAGGCAAAAATTGATATGAGCGATTTTTACGTTCATACAGATTCTGATGATACAGAAGAGAGGGGAGCAAGCGGGGAAAGATGTCATTCAATGAAGGTGCTAAATAGGCAGTTGAGGCAGAATCCGAGTTTATATAAAAAGATGTATGATGTAGAGTATGCTACAAGAAAAAATATAGCAGCAAAGGGAAAACCAGGAGGCGGAAAGCCAGGAGGTGGAGGAAACGGGGGAGATGTAGATGTAGCCCCTATTGAAGATGGATTAGGAATTATTAATATTCCAGTTTATGTTCATATTGTTTATCCGAATGCAAATGTAATTTCTGATGCTCAAGTAACTTCTCAAATGAATGTGTTAAATTCAGATTTTAGGAGTATTAATACAGCGCAACTCCCTTCAGGAACTACTTTTGCAAATGATGCAACAGATGCAGGGTTTAGTTTTTCTCTAGAAGGGGTGTTTAGACATAATGATTCTAGATCTTCTTGGGGAACTAATGATGCCATAAAAAGTGCTTATCCTCCTATAACACCTTCAACTCATATGAATATTTGGGTTTGTGAAATAGGTGGAGGTATTTTAGGGTATGCTCAGTTCCCAGGAGGAAGTCCTTCTACAGATGGTATCGTATTAGGCGGAGATTATTTCGGTATTACAAGTGGTTCATATGGAGGAGGAAGAACAGCCACCCATGAAGTAGGTCATTATTTAAACTTACGTCATATTTGGGGTGATGGTAGATGTCGTCAGGATGATTTTGTAGCAGATACACCATCTGCAGATGCTTCTAACGGAGGTTGTCCAACATTTCCAGATGTAAGTTGTAAAAGTGCAGATATGACGATGAATTATATGGATTATACTTATGATGCTTGTATGTATATGTTTACAGATGGTCAACGTAACAGAATGAGAGCTATTTTTGCCTCAGGAGGTGCAAGGGCTTCAATGATTAACTAA
- a CDS encoding carboxypeptidase regulatory-like domain-containing protein → MKKNGIIILLSLLYSFSSLSQNFIQGTILNSNSKKPIEGVAVYIKKLSLERKTSFKGIFVFEGLPNGEYLLEVRKEGYSAQKYPIVLLGKRILLGELLMDEINDIKEPEMSTILISDEELDSERNSIDNISGLLQASKGIYLRAAAFDFSTSFFKIRGLNSENSKVLINGVEMNKFTTKKPLWSNWGGLNDVFRNQDFTSGLGASNVSFGGLLGTVNMNTRASEYRKRIKLSMATTNRSYQQRIMASYTSGMLKNGWAFAISAGKRIGEEGFVDGTLYDGNSLLISVENKMNDKHSINLTGIAAFSKRGKSSANTEEVYKLKGIKYNPYWGNQEGKKRNSRIKRVEEPLFLCNHYWTISNKASLNTNLLYQFGEIGNSRLEYNGRFLNKNVKDGEGNFFIGALGGVNPIPTYYKKLPSYSLRERYSNAYEVMQDFIQNGQLKWSELYEKNLGTKGNAAYILYEDRNDETQFVVNSILDVALTKHIQLNAKIKYQRVNSVNFAEVLDLLGGVGYLDIDPFGDTYESKQVNNLTPNRVVARGNRFKYNYQLYANTIDGFIQAQFNYKKIDFYIAANMLKTTYQRKGMYKNGKYPNSSLGNSSSLSFTGVKGKAGVTYKVNGRHLLELNGGYMVEAPNVQNTFINIRESNEVIPNVTEEKKLSADISYILRTPIVSGKLTGYYTHIKDMSEVSFYYVNGRSFSKEALVGIDKKNIGLELGVELNIMPTVNIKGVVGIGQYFYDSNPDLYLYYDGKRQFEGVSFLKNYRLAGGPHSAYSIGFEYKDPAYWFVGSTANYFSNAYVAIAPLARTAIFSLDPVDGLPFNDYEPVEAKKLLEQERFSDYLIINVIGGKSWRVGENRYIGLFVSVNNVLDTIYKTGGYEQRRNADYRGLKEDKALKNPIFGNQYWYGRGATYFVNLTYSF, encoded by the coding sequence ATGAAAAAAAATGGAATTATAATACTATTGAGTTTACTGTATAGTTTTTCTTCGTTATCTCAAAACTTCATTCAAGGCACGATTCTGAATAGCAATTCGAAAAAACCTATAGAAGGTGTAGCTGTTTATATCAAAAAACTTTCTTTAGAAAGAAAAACAAGCTTTAAAGGGATATTTGTATTCGAAGGTCTTCCTAATGGAGAGTATTTACTAGAAGTTAGAAAGGAAGGGTATAGTGCTCAAAAATATCCAATAGTTTTATTAGGAAAAAGGATACTTTTAGGAGAGCTTCTTATGGATGAGATAAACGATATCAAAGAGCCAGAAATGAGTACAATTCTAATTTCCGATGAAGAACTAGATTCAGAAAGAAATAGCATAGATAATATTTCAGGGTTATTACAGGCATCGAAAGGAATTTATTTACGAGCAGCAGCCTTTGATTTCAGTACTTCTTTTTTTAAGATACGAGGGTTAAATTCAGAAAATAGTAAGGTGTTAATCAACGGGGTTGAAATGAATAAGTTTACTACAAAGAAACCCTTATGGAGCAATTGGGGAGGGCTTAATGATGTATTTAGAAACCAAGATTTCACCAGTGGTTTAGGGGCTTCAAATGTTAGTTTTGGAGGGCTTTTAGGAACCGTGAATATGAATACGAGGGCTTCTGAATATAGAAAAAGAATCAAACTATCAATGGCCACTACTAATAGAAGTTATCAGCAAAGAATTATGGCGTCTTATACTTCTGGAATGCTAAAGAATGGATGGGCTTTTGCTATTTCAGCAGGGAAGAGAATCGGAGAAGAAGGATTTGTAGATGGAACGTTATATGATGGAAACTCGTTATTAATTTCTGTAGAAAATAAAATGAATGATAAGCATAGTATTAATCTTACAGGAATTGCTGCTTTTAGTAAAAGAGGAAAATCTTCAGCAAATACGGAAGAGGTGTATAAACTAAAAGGAATTAAATACAATCCTTATTGGGGGAACCAAGAAGGGAAGAAAAGAAATTCGCGTATAAAAAGGGTAGAAGAGCCCTTGTTTTTATGTAATCACTATTGGACTATTTCTAATAAGGCCAGTTTAAATACAAATTTATTGTATCAGTTTGGAGAAATAGGGAATAGTCGATTGGAGTACAATGGGAGATTTTTAAATAAAAATGTAAAGGATGGAGAAGGGAATTTTTTTATAGGAGCATTAGGAGGGGTAAATCCGATTCCTACTTATTATAAAAAGCTTCCAAGCTATAGCTTACGAGAGCGCTATTCTAATGCTTATGAGGTAATGCAAGATTTCATCCAAAATGGGCAATTAAAATGGAGTGAATTGTATGAAAAGAATTTAGGAACTAAAGGAAATGCTGCATATATTTTGTATGAAGATCGTAATGATGAAACACAGTTCGTAGTCAATAGTATTCTTGATGTAGCATTGACAAAACATATACAACTGAATGCAAAAATAAAATATCAACGAGTAAATTCAGTCAATTTTGCCGAGGTTCTAGATCTTCTAGGAGGAGTTGGATATTTAGATATTGATCCGTTTGGAGATACTTATGAAAGTAAGCAAGTAAATAACCTAACTCCTAATAGAGTTGTAGCAAGAGGAAATCGGTTTAAGTATAATTATCAGCTTTATGCAAATACTATTGATGGGTTTATACAGGCACAGTTCAATTATAAAAAAATAGATTTTTATATAGCAGCAAATATGTTAAAAACAACATATCAGCGAAAAGGGATGTATAAGAATGGAAAGTACCCCAACTCCTCATTAGGAAATAGTAGTTCATTAAGCTTTACAGGTGTAAAAGGGAAAGCAGGTGTAACTTATAAAGTAAATGGAAGGCATTTGTTGGAGCTTAATGGGGGGTATATGGTTGAAGCCCCAAATGTTCAAAATACTTTTATAAATATCAGAGAGAGTAATGAAGTGATACCCAATGTTACGGAAGAGAAAAAATTAAGTGCTGATATTAGTTATATCTTGAGAACTCCTATAGTTAGTGGAAAGTTAACAGGATATTATACTCATATAAAAGACATGAGTGAAGTTTCATTTTATTATGTAAATGGACGCTCGTTTTCTAAGGAAGCATTGGTAGGAATTGATAAAAAGAATATAGGTTTGGAGTTAGGTGTTGAGTTGAATATAATGCCAACAGTTAATATAAAAGGAGTTGTAGGAATAGGGCAATATTTTTATGATAGTAATCCTGATTTATACCTTTATTATGATGGGAAAAGGCAATTTGAAGGAGTTTCATTTTTAAAAAATTATAGGTTGGCAGGAGGTCCTCATAGTGCATATTCTATAGGGTTTGAATATAAAGATCCAGCATATTGGTTCGTAGGAAGTACAGCCAATTATTTTAGTAACGCTTATGTTGCTATTGCTCCATTAGCTAGAACTGCTATCTTTTCTTTAGATCCAGTAGATGGTTTGCCTTTTAATGATTATGAACCGGTAGAAGCAAAAAAATTACTCGAACAAGAGCGATTTAGTGATTATTTAATAATAAATGTGATAGGAGGAAAATCATGGAGAGTAGGAGAAAATCGATATATAGGGCTTTTTGTAAGTGTTAATAATGTATTAGATACAATATATAAAACAGGAGGTTATGAGCAGCGTAGAAATGCTGATTATAGAGGTTTGAAAGAAGATAAAGCATTGAAAAATCCAATCTTCGGGAATCAATATTGGTATGGGAGAGGGGCAACTTATTTTGTTAATCTTACGTATTCATTTTGA
- the lysM gene encoding peptidoglycan-binding protein LysM, translated as MGLFSFIKDAGAKVFGIGKTTEEEAVEKAMKLVDAVKALDLSVENLSVSVEEDKAVVSGEAADLPTKEKVVLVIGNTNGIATVEDNMTVAEVEVIEEEIMAQFHTVERGDTLGKIAKEYYGNAMKYPEIFEANKPMLSHPDKIYPGQVLRIPPLMD; from the coding sequence ATGGGATTATTTTCATTTATTAAAGATGCTGGTGCTAAGGTATTTGGTATTGGTAAAACAACTGAAGAAGAAGCAGTAGAAAAAGCAATGAAATTAGTGGATGCAGTTAAAGCGCTAGATCTATCTGTGGAAAATTTATCTGTGAGCGTAGAAGAAGACAAAGCGGTTGTGTCAGGAGAAGCGGCGGACTTACCAACAAAAGAAAAGGTAGTTTTAGTGATAGGGAATACAAATGGTATTGCTACTGTAGAAGATAATATGACAGTAGCAGAAGTGGAAGTTATAGAAGAAGAAATAATGGCTCAGTTTCATACAGTAGAACGTGGAGATACGCTAGGTAAAATAGCAAAGGAATATTATGGAAATGCGATGAAATATCCTGAAATTTTTGAAGCTAATAAACCAATGCTGTCTCATCCTGATAAGATTTACCCAGGACAAGTATTGAGAATCCCACCTTTAATGGATTAG